From the Amycolatopsis thermoflava N1165 genome, one window contains:
- a CDS encoding multicopper oxidase family protein codes for MPDQGLTRRQVLGIGGALGLVAATGLSTAAALARRPPVTGAELRSAAPLPPPFQVPLPIPPVLRPAGPGRYEITQREASADILPGLRTPLWTYEGTFPGPTIESRRGYPVTVTHRNELPVPTVVHLHGGRTPAGSDGYPTDLVLPRSTMHTGHAMHDPRAVVTELTRDYTFPLDQRSALLWYHDHRMDYTAPAIWRGLAGLHIVRDDAEESLGLPAGSRELPLMIADRAFAADGSLIYPALPDRPGVTEEYLAGVLGDVILVNGAPWPVHEVDAARYRLRVLNASNARHYELEAVTDDGRRLDLVQIGADQGLLAAPVTHSALPVAPAERYDVIVDFAGVPVGGRVRIRNRLGAGRTRDVMAFRVVRRATDDSRIPGVLSADLPAWQRSDAVRVREFAFRAGRTHGRHGWLVGGLPFDPVRSAVVTALGDVEVWRLVADVHHPVHLHLAGFRVLSRGGRPPLPHDAGLKDTVALRPGESVEIITRFDGYRGRYLFHCHNAEHEDMGMMANLEII; via the coding sequence ATGCCTGACCAGGGCCTGACCCGGCGGCAGGTGCTGGGCATCGGCGGTGCGCTCGGGTTGGTGGCAGCCACCGGCTTGTCGACCGCGGCCGCGCTGGCCCGCCGTCCGCCGGTGACCGGTGCGGAACTGCGCAGCGCGGCGCCGCTGCCGCCGCCGTTCCAGGTGCCGCTGCCGATCCCGCCCGTGCTGCGACCGGCCGGTCCCGGCCGCTACGAGATCACCCAGCGAGAGGCGAGCGCGGATATCCTGCCCGGCCTGCGCACTCCACTGTGGACGTACGAGGGCACGTTCCCCGGCCCCACCATCGAATCGCGCCGCGGCTACCCGGTCACGGTGACGCACCGCAACGAGCTGCCCGTGCCGACCGTCGTGCACCTGCACGGCGGCCGCACCCCGGCGGGCTCCGACGGATACCCCACCGATCTCGTCCTTCCCCGGTCCACAATGCACACCGGGCACGCGATGCACGATCCGCGCGCCGTGGTGACCGAGCTGACGCGCGACTACACCTTCCCGCTGGACCAGCGGTCCGCGCTGCTGTGGTACCACGACCACCGGATGGACTACACCGCGCCGGCGATCTGGCGCGGGCTGGCCGGGCTGCACATCGTGCGCGACGACGCCGAGGAATCGCTGGGGCTGCCCGCGGGATCCCGCGAACTGCCGCTGATGATCGCCGACCGCGCGTTCGCCGCCGACGGCAGCCTGATCTACCCCGCGCTGCCGGACCGGCCGGGCGTGACCGAGGAGTACCTCGCCGGTGTGCTCGGCGACGTGATCCTGGTGAACGGCGCGCCGTGGCCGGTGCACGAGGTCGACGCGGCCCGCTACCGGCTCCGCGTGCTCAACGCCTCCAACGCCCGGCACTACGAACTCGAGGCCGTCACCGACGACGGACGACGGCTCGACCTCGTCCAGATCGGCGCCGACCAGGGACTGCTCGCCGCGCCGGTCACCCACTCGGCGCTGCCGGTCGCGCCGGCCGAACGCTACGACGTGATCGTCGACTTCGCCGGCGTTCCGGTCGGCGGCCGCGTCCGGATCCGGAACCGGCTGGGGGCGGGCCGCACGCGGGACGTGATGGCGTTCCGCGTCGTCCGCCGCGCCACCGACGACAGCCGGATCCCCGGCGTGCTCTCGGCCGACCTGCCGGCCTGGCAGCGGTCCGACGCGGTGCGGGTGCGCGAGTTCGCCTTCCGCGCGGGACGGACGCACGGCCGCCACGGCTGGCTGGTCGGCGGGCTGCCGTTCGACCCGGTCCGCTCCGCTGTCGTCACCGCGCTCGGCGACGTCGAGGTGTGGCGTCTGGTCGCCGACGTCCACCACCCGGTCCACCTGCACCTGGCCGGGTTCCGGGTCCTCTCGCGCGGCGGCCGCCCGCCACTGCCGCACGATGCGGGGCTCAAGGACACCGTCGCGTTGCGACCGGGGGAATCGGTGGAGATCATCACCCGGTTCGACGGCTACCGCGGCCGGTACCTCTTCCACTGCCACAACGCCGAACACGAGGACATGGGCATGATGGCCAACCTCGAGATCATCTAG